A DNA window from Calliphora vicina chromosome 1, idCalVici1.1, whole genome shotgun sequence contains the following coding sequences:
- the LOC135950112 gene encoding uncharacterized protein LOC135950112, whose product MGRICPILHHPLNDGVLIDDDAIIHFIHKRNVDFLRTELVCRSCKHEVTKLYNKKLKKARKLHELRKTRLHDGSLSTFKTSQVSSAVSVTLDSSVENRRASSVGIPSPYELSGRTSSIERNNHSINSGKFINTTPGNVISENQQNSATTSDRSLENGRESIVSITSSSIEQNNHNGNSAKVISENQQNLEKNVTIRKRTIKDFLIAKPVSLTSDSSNHESDVVRRHSQQPSTSKVTTTTSQHAVNSNKRPISAVIDSDDDESLSLNAVNGMRLPHIQPLPPKRKPVTSNSLARDIMDEYIKDVTGG is encoded by the exons ATGGGCAGAATTTGTCCCATACTACATCATCCTCTTAATGATGGAGTTTTAATCGATGATGATGCtataatacattttatacataaaagGAATGTAGATTTTCTACGAACTGAACTTGTGTGCCGGTCATGTAAACATGAAGTTACGaaattatacaataaaaaattaaaaaaagcacgCAAATTGCATGAATTGCGTAAAACCCGTTTACATGACGGCTCACTATCCACATTTAAAACAAGTCAAGTGTCGTCTGCTGTGTCGGTAACATTAGACAGTTCTGTAGAAAATCGCAGAGCCAGCAGTGTTGGAATACCTTCACCATACGAACTGAGCGGTAGAACAAGTTCCATTGAGCGAAATAACCATAGTATAAATTCTGGTAAATTTATAAACACAACACCAGGCAATGTCATCTCT GAGAATCAACAAAATTCAGCGACTACATCCGACCGTTCCCTAGAGAATGGTAGAGAGAGCATTGTTAGTATAACATCAAGTAGCATTGAGCAAAATAACCACAATGGAAATTCAGCCAAAGTTATCTCT GAGAATCAACAAAATTTAGAGAAAAATGTGACAATACGTAAACGAACCATAAAAGATTTTTTGATTGCCAAACCAGTATCTCTTACATCAGACTCTTCGAACCATGAGTCTGATGTAGTTAGAAGACATTCCCAACAGCCTTCAACAAGCAAAGTGACGACTACCACTTCTCAGCACGCTGTAAACTCTAATAAACGTCCCATATCCGCTGTTATTGATAGTGATGACGATGAAAGCCTTAGTTTAAATGCTGTTAATGGTATGCGTCTACCTCATATACAGCCTCTTCCACCCAAACGCAAACCAGTTACTTCAAATTCTTTGGCACGAGATATTATGGATGAATACATAAAGGACGTTACCGGGGGTTGA